In a genomic window of Thiolapillus brandeum:
- a CDS encoding metal ABC transporter substrate-binding protein, which produces MKKILFLLILNLGLSSVASAKINLFACEPEWGALAVELGGDKLHVTTATTALQDPHHVQARPSLIARLRRADMLICTGADLEVGWLPVLLRRASNARVQPGQPGYVEAASAVPLLDRPARLDRAQGDVHPQGNPHIQTDPHNILKVARLVSHRLSQVDAENSGYYQQRLDDFIQRWRQALIRWDERGKVLKGTPVVVQHNGWTYLVHWLGLQQVATLESKPGVPPSSADLAKVLNTLKIQPAKAVIRAAYQDDRPSQWLSERAGIPRLVLPFTVGGDDQSGDLFKLYDRTLDLLLSMVKS; this is translated from the coding sequence ATGAAAAAAATATTGTTCCTGTTGATCCTGAACCTGGGTCTTTCATCCGTAGCCAGCGCCAAAATCAACCTGTTCGCCTGTGAGCCCGAGTGGGGCGCCCTGGCCGTTGAACTGGGTGGCGACAAACTGCACGTCACCACGGCCACCACGGCATTACAGGATCCACACCATGTGCAGGCCCGCCCCAGTCTGATTGCCCGATTGCGCCGTGCCGATATGCTGATTTGCACGGGTGCGGATCTGGAAGTTGGTTGGTTGCCGGTTTTGTTGCGTCGTGCCAGCAATGCCAGGGTTCAACCCGGCCAACCGGGATATGTCGAAGCAGCTTCAGCTGTGCCCTTGCTGGACAGACCTGCGCGTCTGGACCGGGCGCAGGGGGATGTGCATCCTCAAGGTAACCCGCATATCCAGACGGATCCCCACAATATACTCAAGGTGGCCAGGCTGGTGAGCCATCGCCTGAGCCAGGTGGATGCGGAAAACAGTGGCTATTACCAGCAACGCCTGGATGATTTTATCCAACGCTGGCGCCAGGCGCTGATACGTTGGGACGAGCGGGGCAAGGTATTGAAAGGCACGCCCGTGGTGGTGCAGCACAATGGCTGGACTTATCTGGTGCATTGGCTGGGCCTGCAGCAGGTTGCAACCCTGGAATCCAAGCCGGGGGTTCCGCCCAGCAGCGCGGATCTTGCCAAGGTCTTGAACACCCTCAAGATACAGCCTGCGAAGGCGGTTATCCGGGCAGCATACCAGGATGACCGCCCCAGCCAATGGTTGTCAGAGCGTGCCGGCATTCCCCGGTTGGTGTTGCCATTTACCGTGGGGGGCGATGATCAGTCCGGCGATTTGTTCAAGCTCTATGATCGCACCCTGGATTTGTTGCTTTCCATGGTCAAGTCATGA
- a CDS encoding heme ABC transporter permease, which yields MVNIYKFSSPATFYPLAGKIARISTWIAVVLLAIGLYMSFFVAPTDYKQGEGYRIIFIHVPAAWMSMFIYVVMAFWAGVGLVFNTRLSSMMAQALAPTGAIMTFIALWTGAFWGKPMWGAWWVWDARLTSELILFFLYIGFIALQGAIDDNRRADRAGAVLLLVGVVNIPIIYFSVKWWNTLHQGASVSIKNGSAMGTVMLQTMLVMSLAFWAYSIAVALYRVRSIILEREKDARWVSELPEIRR from the coding sequence ATGGTCAATATTTATAAGTTTTCCTCGCCGGCCACCTTTTATCCCCTGGCCGGGAAAATCGCCCGGATTTCCACCTGGATTGCGGTGGTTTTGCTGGCCATTGGCCTGTACATGAGCTTTTTCGTTGCGCCCACGGATTACAAGCAGGGTGAGGGTTACCGCATTATCTTCATTCATGTGCCGGCTGCCTGGATGTCCATGTTCATCTACGTGGTCATGGCTTTTTGGGCCGGGGTGGGGCTGGTGTTCAATACCCGCCTGTCGTCCATGATGGCCCAGGCACTGGCTCCCACGGGGGCCATCATGACCTTTATTGCCCTGTGGACGGGGGCATTCTGGGGCAAGCCCATGTGGGGCGCCTGGTGGGTGTGGGATGCCCGCCTCACCTCAGAGTTGATCCTGTTCTTCCTGTATATCGGTTTTATTGCGCTGCAGGGCGCCATCGATGACAACCGGCGGGCGGACAGGGCAGGTGCCGTGCTGTTGCTGGTGGGGGTGGTGAATATTCCCATTATCTATTTTTCGGTCAAATGGTGGAACACCCTGCATCAGGGAGCTTCCGTGAGTATCAAGAACGGTTCCGCCATGGGCACAGTCATGCTGCAGACCATGCTTGTCATGAGTCTGGCCTTCTGGGCCTACAGTATTGCTGTGGCCCTGTACCGGGTGCGTTCCATCATTCTCGAACGTGAAAAGGATGCCCGCTGGGTGTCGGAACTGCCGGAGATACGCCGATGA
- the ccmI gene encoding c-type cytochrome biogenesis protein CcmI — MTFWTIVALMTGLGVAVLVFVLLRKRPEITDNLRAQNLILAREKLAELDQERAAGNLDEETYAQAREELETGLLEDTEGEDAVARVRPASARAAAVAIVLLVPLLSIGLYMKLGAPQLLGMNGVPGAPSPHQANGKAMSMEEALAKLEQKLKENPEDAEGWFMLGRVYQSMNRYADAVKAYEKLAALTDNHPQALIALADSLAMVQGGKLSGRPYELVRQALDKAPDDPTALWLAGQGALEGGDYQNAIYYWRQAEAGLAEKPDYVQELRSLILQAKTAAAKAGVTVEDPGSAVAITGTDMPTQQPASAGSGISLKIRLSPELKDKTSPGDRLFVFAKQVGGRPMPVAAIRLTAGDLPAELTLDDSNMLQPGSKLSDYPQLKLAARIAKGNQPMASRGDLQSAEVVVDVNSGKPVELVIDQVVP, encoded by the coding sequence ATGACTTTCTGGACAATCGTTGCCCTGATGACGGGGCTGGGCGTGGCAGTGCTGGTTTTTGTACTGCTGCGTAAACGCCCCGAGATCACTGATAACCTGCGTGCACAGAACCTCATTCTGGCCAGGGAGAAACTGGCGGAGCTCGATCAGGAAAGAGCCGCAGGCAACCTCGATGAAGAAACCTATGCCCAGGCCAGGGAAGAGCTGGAAACCGGGTTGCTGGAAGATACCGAAGGTGAAGATGCGGTTGCCCGGGTACGGCCCGCCAGTGCCCGGGCGGCTGCGGTCGCCATTGTCCTTCTGGTTCCGTTATTGAGTATTGGTTTGTATATGAAGCTGGGTGCTCCCCAGTTGCTCGGGATGAATGGCGTTCCTGGTGCCCCCAGTCCTCATCAGGCGAATGGCAAGGCCATGAGCATGGAAGAGGCGCTGGCAAAGCTGGAACAGAAATTGAAAGAGAATCCCGAGGACGCGGAAGGCTGGTTCATGTTGGGCCGTGTCTATCAGTCCATGAACCGCTATGCGGATGCGGTCAAAGCCTACGAAAAGCTGGCTGCCCTGACGGACAATCACCCCCAGGCCCTGATCGCCCTGGCCGATTCTTTGGCCATGGTTCAGGGTGGAAAGTTGAGTGGACGTCCCTATGAGCTGGTGCGCCAGGCCCTGGATAAAGCCCCGGATGACCCGACTGCCTTATGGTTGGCGGGGCAGGGCGCCCTGGAAGGGGGAGACTATCAGAACGCCATCTACTACTGGCGTCAGGCAGAAGCAGGCCTGGCGGAGAAACCTGACTATGTTCAGGAACTCCGCTCTCTGATTCTGCAGGCAAAGACAGCAGCGGCCAAGGCCGGGGTGACCGTGGAAGATCCCGGGTCTGCCGTGGCGATTACCGGAACGGATATGCCTACACAGCAGCCAGCCAGTGCCGGTTCCGGCATTTCGTTGAAGATTCGCCTGAGTCCTGAGCTCAAGGACAAAACCAGTCCCGGGGATCGTTTGTTTGTGTTTGCCAAGCAGGTTGGCGGACGTCCCATGCCGGTGGCGGCCATCCGTCTTACGGCGGGGGATCTGCCCGCGGAACTCACTCTGGATGACAGCAACATGCTGCAGCCGGGCAGCAAACTGTCGGACTATCCGCAACTCAAGCTGGCGGCGCGTATTGCCAAGGGCAATCAGCCCATGGCCTCCCGTGGTGACTTGCAGAGCGCCGAAGTGGTTGTGGACGTAAACTCCGGGAAGCCGGTGGAACTGGTGATCGATCAAGTCGTACCCTGA
- a CDS encoding heme lyase CcmF/NrfE family subunit: protein MIPEIGHFALILALVVALVQAILPLAGAQKGIASWVAIAKPAARLQFLFLAVSFGCLTWSFMQSDFSVLYVASNSNTALPDIYKISGVWGAHEGSLLLWALILSLWTTGVTLFGRSIPPVMMARVLGILGLVSIGFLAFMLFTSNPFDRLMPPAPEGRDLNPLLQDPGLAIHPPMLYMGYVGFAIPFAFALAAMLGGRLDAAWARWSRPWTQIAWVFLTLGIALGSWWAYYELGWGGWWFWDPVENASFMPWLVGTALMHSLAVTEKRGAFKAWTVLLAIFAFSLSLLGTFLVRSGVLTSVHAFASDPSRGLFILFFLVAVVGGSLTLYALRASSIRSYVRFDLVSRETALLLNNVILVVTCAAILLGTLYPLLMDALGVGKISVGPPYFNIVFIPLTVPLVVLMGVGTLARWKKDSFSNIWPKIRVALVASLVFGVLFPMVVMQQFSWQAALGMTLAFWVFFTTLKTLKEQSRGRGLGGLSLSQWGMTFGHTGIAVFIVGITLTSLYSTEKDLRLELGETLEMGGYEFTFKGATHLKGPNYEGDRGEVVITREGERITVLYPEKRNYRSGMPMTEAGIDAGLTRDLFVAMGEPLGDKGAWSVRIYHKPYVRWIWLGAIIMALGGIFSASDRRYRVLARRAALANKAGVTV from the coding sequence ATGATTCCCGAGATCGGACATTTTGCCCTGATACTGGCTCTGGTCGTGGCTCTGGTACAGGCCATTCTGCCTTTGGCAGGCGCGCAGAAAGGGATTGCTTCCTGGGTGGCTATCGCCAAACCGGCAGCCCGCCTGCAGTTCCTGTTCCTGGCCGTTTCCTTTGGCTGTCTGACCTGGAGTTTCATGCAGAGTGATTTTTCCGTGCTCTATGTGGCTTCCAACTCCAATACGGCCCTGCCGGATATCTACAAGATTTCCGGTGTCTGGGGGGCTCATGAAGGCTCCCTGCTGCTATGGGCTCTGATCCTGTCCCTATGGACCACAGGGGTCACTCTGTTCGGTCGTTCCATTCCTCCGGTGATGATGGCCCGGGTGCTGGGCATCCTGGGGCTGGTGTCCATTGGTTTCCTGGCCTTCATGCTGTTCACTTCCAATCCTTTTGATCGTCTCATGCCGCCTGCGCCCGAGGGCCGGGATCTCAACCCATTGTTGCAGGATCCGGGGCTGGCCATTCATCCGCCCATGCTCTACATGGGATATGTCGGTTTTGCCATTCCCTTTGCCTTTGCTTTGGCAGCCATGCTGGGGGGGCGACTGGATGCCGCCTGGGCGCGCTGGTCGCGACCCTGGACCCAGATCGCCTGGGTGTTCCTGACTCTGGGTATCGCTTTGGGCTCCTGGTGGGCCTATTACGAACTGGGCTGGGGTGGCTGGTGGTTCTGGGATCCGGTCGAGAATGCCTCTTTCATGCCCTGGCTGGTGGGTACGGCTCTGATGCACTCCCTGGCGGTGACGGAAAAGCGTGGCGCCTTCAAGGCCTGGACGGTGCTGTTGGCCATCTTTGCATTCTCCCTGAGTCTGCTGGGCACTTTCCTGGTGCGTTCCGGGGTGTTGACCTCGGTACATGCTTTTGCGTCTGATCCGTCCCGGGGGCTGTTTATTCTGTTCTTCCTCGTTGCGGTGGTGGGCGGATCCCTGACTCTGTATGCCTTGCGGGCTTCCAGCATTCGCAGTTATGTGCGGTTTGACCTGGTATCCCGGGAAACCGCTCTTCTTCTCAACAACGTCATTCTGGTAGTCACCTGCGCCGCCATACTGTTGGGTACCCTGTATCCTCTGCTTATGGATGCCCTGGGTGTAGGCAAGATTTCCGTAGGCCCACCCTATTTCAATATTGTGTTCATTCCCCTGACCGTTCCTCTGGTGGTTTTGATGGGAGTCGGCACCCTGGCGCGCTGGAAGAAAGACAGCTTCAGCAATATCTGGCCGAAGATTCGCGTAGCCCTGGTGGCGAGCCTGGTTTTTGGCGTGCTGTTTCCCATGGTGGTGATGCAGCAGTTCAGCTGGCAGGCTGCCCTGGGCATGACCTTGGCCTTCTGGGTATTCTTTACGACTTTGAAAACGCTTAAGGAACAATCCCGGGGCCGTGGGCTCGGGGGGCTTTCCCTGTCCCAGTGGGGTATGACTTTTGGGCACACGGGTATTGCGGTGTTCATTGTGGGTATAACCCTGACGTCTCTTTACAGTACGGAAAAGGATCTGCGCCTGGAGTTGGGCGAAACCCTGGAAATGGGCGGCTATGAATTCACCTTTAAAGGTGCCACCCATCTCAAGGGACCCAACTATGAGGGAGACCGTGGCGAAGTGGTCATTACCCGGGAAGGTGAACGCATTACCGTGCTTTACCCGGAAAAACGCAATTATCGCTCCGGCATGCCCATGACCGAGGCGGGCATCGATGCCGGACTCACCCGGGATTTGTTCGTGGCCATGGGCGAACCTCTGGGCGACAAGGGTGCCTGGAGCGTACGCATCTATCACAAACCCTATGTGCGCTGGATCTGGCTGGGGGCAATCATCATGGCCCTGGGCGGCATATTCTCCGCCTCTGACAGACGCTACCGGGTGCTGGCGCGCCGTGCTGCCCTGGCGAACAAGGCAGGAGTAACAGTATGA
- the ccmE gene encoding cytochrome c maturation protein CcmE — MKARHKRFGFLIVGLVVLAAAAYLVFNALGNNLSYFFSPTEVAENKAPANHLFRLGGLVQPGSLERGEKLTVHFDITDNHHTVKVAYTGILPDLFKEGQGVIAQGRMGPDGVFVAEEVLAKHDENYMPPEVADALEKGHQKGLEAMAKENKPL, encoded by the coding sequence ATGAAAGCCAGACACAAGCGATTCGGCTTCCTGATCGTGGGACTGGTGGTGCTCGCTGCGGCGGCCTACCTGGTATTCAATGCCTTGGGCAACAACTTGTCCTATTTCTTTTCGCCCACGGAGGTGGCAGAGAACAAGGCGCCTGCCAACCATCTCTTCAGGTTGGGTGGTCTGGTGCAGCCTGGCTCCCTGGAGCGGGGCGAAAAACTGACGGTTCATTTCGATATCACTGATAACCACCATACGGTCAAGGTGGCCTACACGGGTATTCTTCCGGATCTGTTCAAGGAAGGGCAGGGTGTCATTGCCCAGGGGCGCATGGGGCCGGATGGTGTGTTCGTGGCCGAGGAAGTACTGGCCAAGCATGATGAGAACTATATGCCGCCGGAAGTGGCGGATGCCCTGGAAAAAGGCCACCAGAAAGGTCTCGAGGCCATGGCCAAGGAGAATAAGCCGCTATGA
- the ccmA gene encoding cytochrome c biogenesis heme-transporting ATPase CcmA: MLEVIDLQCTRGDRHLFSGVDFTLSEGELLHLHGHNGSGKTTLLRTLCGLVSPTQGEVCWRGTPIRRQRDEYAAELLYLGHKNGLKDDLTGIENLLMACRMSGLKVAEDQAWNVLEKMGLRGHEDLPARVLSQGQQKRVALARLLLSRAPLWILDEPFVGLDIAAVALLEKVVADHVAGGGLAVLTTHQEVALTSGKVKRLRLGWKEDGHV, encoded by the coding sequence ATGTTGGAAGTCATCGATTTGCAGTGCACCCGGGGTGATCGGCACCTGTTTTCAGGTGTTGACTTCACCCTGTCTGAAGGGGAGCTGCTGCACCTGCATGGCCACAATGGCAGCGGCAAGACTACTCTTCTGCGTACCCTTTGCGGTCTGGTATCTCCCACGCAAGGCGAGGTGTGCTGGAGGGGAACCCCAATTCGCAGGCAAAGAGATGAATACGCGGCTGAACTCCTTTACCTGGGACACAAGAACGGCCTGAAGGACGATCTCACCGGCATAGAGAACCTGTTGATGGCCTGCCGCATGTCCGGCCTGAAGGTAGCTGAAGATCAGGCATGGAATGTACTGGAGAAAATGGGATTGCGAGGGCATGAAGATCTGCCCGCACGGGTGTTGTCCCAGGGACAGCAAAAGCGCGTGGCCCTTGCCCGCCTGCTTCTGAGCAGGGCGCCTCTGTGGATTCTGGACGAACCCTTCGTGGGGCTGGATATTGCCGCAGTGGCCCTTCTGGAAAAGGTGGTGGCGGATCACGTGGCTGGTGGCGGCCTAGCGGTACTCACCACCCATCAGGAAGTGGCGTTGACCTCCGGCAAGGTGAAAAGGCTGCGCCTGGGCTGGAAGGAGGATGGCCATGTTTAG
- a CDS encoding helix-turn-helix domain-containing protein, translated as MISGAQLRAARALLDMDRKTLAELSGVSLPTIQRMESANGVVGGTVDTLVKVVEALEQAGVELIAEDAPSQACGRGVRLKCRA; from the coding sequence ATGATTAGTGGTGCCCAACTGCGTGCGGCTCGCGCTCTACTGGATATGGACAGGAAAACCCTGGCTGAGCTGTCGGGGGTATCCCTGCCGACCATACAGCGCATGGAGTCCGCCAATGGTGTGGTCGGTGGTACGGTGGACACCCTGGTCAAGGTAGTAGAGGCTCTGGAACAGGCCGGGGTTGAACTGATTGCCGAAGATGCGCCCAGTCAGGCTTGTGGCCGCGGGGTGCGCCTGAAGTGCCGGGCCTGA
- a CDS encoding DsbE family thiol:disulfide interchange protein, with protein MSKNRAFIPLLVFLALAGLFYFVLMQMNKGEYNPRDIPTEFIGRQAPSIDLPNLLDANDRVNSNDYAGKVWLLNVWGTWCPECWKEHPYLLELKRQGIPIVGVDWRDEAAEAIAFLKQKGNPFAEVGFDPKSDAAIDWGVYGAPETFLIDAQGVIREKHAGALYPQVWQEKFARYFQSSGSAE; from the coding sequence ATGAGCAAGAATCGCGCATTCATTCCCCTGCTGGTTTTCCTCGCCCTGGCCGGATTGTTCTACTTTGTTCTCATGCAGATGAACAAGGGGGAATACAATCCACGGGATATTCCCACGGAATTCATTGGCCGTCAGGCGCCTTCCATTGATTTGCCCAACCTGCTCGATGCCAATGACCGGGTCAACAGCAATGACTATGCGGGTAAGGTCTGGCTGCTCAACGTCTGGGGAACCTGGTGCCCGGAATGCTGGAAGGAACATCCCTACCTGTTGGAACTCAAGCGCCAGGGAATTCCCATCGTGGGTGTGGACTGGCGGGACGAGGCAGCTGAGGCTATAGCTTTCCTTAAGCAAAAGGGCAATCCCTTTGCGGAAGTGGGCTTCGATCCCAAGAGTGATGCCGCCATTGACTGGGGAGTGTACGGAGCACCTGAAACCTTCCTCATCGATGCCCAGGGCGTCATCCGGGAAAAACATGCCGGGGCGCTCTATCCCCAGGTCTGGCAGGAAAAGTTCGCCCGGTATTTTCAGTCGTCCGGATCAGCGGAGTAA
- the ccmD gene encoding heme exporter protein CcmD — MKSLSEFFNMGGYALYVWGSFGVTALLMIIEPILVHQRRKAVIQRISRLIRIKSEQKS, encoded by the coding sequence ATGAAATCCCTGTCGGAATTTTTCAATATGGGTGGCTATGCCCTCTATGTGTGGGGCTCCTTTGGGGTTACCGCTTTGCTGATGATCATTGAGCCTATTCTGGTTCATCAACGCCGCAAAGCTGTGATCCAGCGGATATCCCGCCTTATTCGAATCAAATCGGAGCAAAAATCATGA
- a CDS encoding metal ABC transporter permease, with the protein MSELFDWRIVGPPLLAGLLVLSTHVLLGREVLRRGIIFIDLAIAQIAVLGVIVAQLLGWPEGGWQTQAAALAAALMGALLLHGFERFWPRQQEALIGISFVLAASGALLLSAGSPHGAEHLQELLSGQLLWVGWRQLQWIAGLYVLILLAWNLLGYQGRRFYLLFALAVTASVQVVGVYLVFASLIIPALAIRHLPRKQGLVAGYVIGGMAYAGGLLLSSWYDWPAGPVVVWLLGVVALCAGWLATAVGMAATGRD; encoded by the coding sequence ATGAGTGAATTATTTGACTGGCGCATCGTCGGGCCGCCCTTGCTGGCCGGACTCCTGGTACTGTCCACTCATGTGCTGTTGGGGCGCGAGGTGCTGCGCCGCGGCATCATCTTCATCGATCTGGCGATTGCGCAGATTGCCGTGTTGGGCGTCATTGTGGCGCAGCTTCTTGGCTGGCCGGAAGGCGGTTGGCAGACCCAGGCAGCGGCCCTTGCAGCCGCTTTGATGGGCGCTTTGCTGCTGCATGGTTTCGAGCGCTTCTGGCCGCGTCAGCAGGAAGCGCTCATCGGTATCAGCTTCGTGCTTGCGGCCAGTGGCGCCCTGTTGCTCAGTGCCGGCAGTCCCCATGGGGCGGAACATCTGCAGGAACTGCTGAGCGGCCAGTTGTTGTGGGTTGGTTGGCGGCAGTTGCAATGGATCGCGGGTCTGTATGTCCTGATTCTTCTGGCGTGGAATCTTCTGGGGTATCAGGGGCGGCGGTTTTACCTGTTGTTTGCCCTGGCCGTTACCGCCTCGGTGCAGGTGGTGGGCGTGTATCTGGTGTTTGCCAGCCTCATCATTCCGGCACTGGCCATCCGGCATCTGCCACGCAAACAGGGGTTGGTTGCAGGATATGTGATCGGCGGAATGGCTTACGCTGGCGGGCTGTTGCTTTCCTCGTGGTATGACTGGCCGGCAGGGCCGGTGGTGGTGTGGCTGCTGGGTGTTGTGGCATTGTGTGCAGGATGGCTGGCAACGGCAGTGGGAATGGCTGCGACCGGACGAGATTGA
- the ccmB gene encoding heme exporter protein CcmB — translation MFSAFRTIVARDLLLAMRRRSDVLTTLFFFVIVISLFPLGIGPELNTLRLIAPGVFWVAALLASMLALEKLFFVDYQDGALEQMLLTPQPLSILVLGKVFAHWLVTGLPLVLLSPLLGLQYDLSGETIAVLMFTLLIGTPTLGLIGAIGAALTLGIRGGGVLVSLLVLPLYIPVLIFGAGAVEAEASGLGGAGHLSMLGAILLVSILAAPLATAAALRISAE, via the coding sequence ATGTTTAGCGCTTTTCGCACCATCGTCGCCCGGGATCTGCTGCTGGCCATGCGCCGGCGTTCGGATGTGCTCACCACCCTGTTCTTTTTCGTCATCGTGATCAGCCTGTTTCCTCTGGGTATCGGGCCGGAACTGAATACCCTGCGTCTCATCGCGCCCGGCGTATTCTGGGTTGCGGCACTGCTGGCTTCCATGCTGGCCCTGGAAAAACTGTTTTTCGTGGATTACCAGGACGGCGCCCTGGAGCAGATGCTGCTCACCCCCCAGCCCTTGTCCATACTGGTGCTGGGCAAGGTATTTGCACATTGGCTGGTGACGGGGCTGCCTCTGGTGCTGCTTTCTCCCTTGCTGGGTCTGCAGTATGATCTTTCCGGTGAAACCATTGCGGTCCTGATGTTCACCCTGCTCATCGGCACCCCGACCCTGGGCCTTATCGGTGCGATTGGGGCGGCCCTGACCCTCGGTATACGGGGTGGGGGTGTGCTGGTTTCCCTGCTGGTTCTGCCGTTGTATATTCCGGTGCTGATATTCGGGGCTGGTGCCGTCGAGGCGGAGGCATCCGGCCTGGGCGGTGCAGGTCACCTGTCCATGCTCGGGGCGATACTCCTGGTGTCCATTTTGGCGGCACCCCTGGCAACCGCGGCCGCTCTACGGATATCGGCAGAATGA
- a CDS encoding cytochrome c-type biogenesis protein, which produces MTRSFHRAFGLVVMLLFSAAGLARIDTYQFSDPQQEDLYHELTQELRCLVCQNQNIADSNAELAKDLRRKTYQMVIKGQDKDQIVDYMVRRYGDFVMYKPPFKTSTLVLWLGPVIILVLGVIVLIRIIRRRPATTEPLLSDEQRERAEKLLEGQDDTSATEDKDKDKDSDGDKE; this is translated from the coding sequence ATGACTCGTAGCTTTCACAGGGCATTCGGCCTTGTCGTAATGTTGTTGTTCAGTGCCGCAGGCCTGGCGCGTATCGACACCTACCAGTTCTCCGATCCCCAACAGGAGGATCTGTATCATGAACTGACCCAGGAACTGCGTTGTCTGGTGTGCCAAAACCAGAACATTGCAGATTCCAATGCAGAACTGGCCAAGGATTTGAGGCGCAAAACCTATCAGATGGTCATCAAGGGTCAGGACAAGGATCAGATCGTGGACTACATGGTGAGGCGCTATGGCGACTTTGTCATGTACAAGCCGCCGTTCAAGACCAGTACTCTGGTTTTATGGTTGGGGCCAGTGATCATCCTGGTGCTGGGAGTGATTGTGCTGATTCGTATTATCCGCCGTCGTCCGGCTACCACGGAACCCTTGCTGTCGGACGAACAGCGTGAGCGGGCGGAGAAACTTCTGGAGGGGCAGGACGACACTTCTGCTACAGAAGACAAAGACAAAGACAAAGATTCCGATGGGGATAAAGAATGA